The Bradyrhizobium sp. CCBAU 051011 DNA segment TCGGATCTCAGGCCGCCAATGTATTTCGCCGACGGCGATTTTGCGCAGAAGCTGCTCGATGAGGAGGCGGCCGCTATCCAGAGACGCCTATCGGAGCTCGAAGCGGAGTTTCGCGCTTCGGTCGAGAGGCGCGCGACAGCGGTGGAGTGGCGTTCCGCCCGGTCGTTGCCGGTGCCCTACCTGGCGCAGCAGACGAGAGCGGCCGATATCCTCGTGATCGGCGCCCGGCAGGAGATGCTGGTGGATCCCTGCGCGGCACCGGACCCGAGCGACCTGCTGATGCAGGCGGGACGGCCGCTCGTCGTCGTGCCATCAGCGGTCGAATGGCTCGACCTGAGAAGCGTTCTGATTGCCTGGAAGGACGTGCGGGAAGCGCGGCGGGCCGTATTCGATGCGTTGCCGATCCTGGCCGCCGCAAAGGAAGTCACGATTGCGGAAATTCCCGAGCAGGACGGCAATCACGCGGATGCGCTATCGCATGTTGCCGACCTGGCGGCGTGGCTGCGCGGCCATGGCATCGCGGCGAACACGGTCGTTCCGGAAAAGGCCGGCGGC contains these protein-coding regions:
- a CDS encoding universal stress protein, with the protein product MNYKTVMVGLALDRPNDACLGVAGDIAERFEARIIGVAASDLRPPMYFADGDFAQKLLDEEAAAIQRRLSELEAEFRASVERRATAVEWRSARSLPVPYLAQQTRAADILVIGARQEMLVDPCAAPDPSDLLMQAGRPLVVVPSAVEWLDLRSVLIAWKDVREARRAVFDALPILAAAKEVTIAEIPEQDGNHADALSHVADLAAWLRGHGIAANTVVPEKAGGVTEQIEKIAARVGAGAVIAGAYGHSRFREWVLSGVTRHLATESRRCAFLSR